In the genome of Drosophila kikkawai strain 14028-0561.14 chromosome 2R, DkikHiC1v2, whole genome shotgun sequence, the window CACCTCATTATCATCGCCATAAACGAAGATGACGATCTACTCATCGAtgatgaagatgatgatggtgatgctgatgatgatgtcaAAAAGTGAAAAGAGGGTGTGAAAATGACAAGACCCCAATTACCGAATTGCACAACAACAAAGTTAAATTGGGCAACAAACACGGCGATAAATGCAGGAAAAGAGTCAAGAGGTTCGTTCTATTCTCGGCGGGTGGGAAATTGTCTAAGAGAGCGGAATGCCAATCAATTGATTGATGTCGAAAAGAAacctaaatatttaagcacGATAAGACCCTGTCAATTGTTGGTACGTCAAACTTTATCGCTAATCACAGGGATTCAGTGGGATTTAATTAGAATTTCTTATTGTTTCTTTAGCGATATTTACTGAGAGGTTATTGGTAATAAGAAATGAAgctcttttaattaaatttatacgaTAAGAAAGTATCTTAAATATTGCAcgaaagaaaaataacaaacaaaccgaaaatagaatattaactattatattttattgtttatagaAACGCTTTAGATAAAGcgtattttgttttaatttaaccaCATTGTGTTCATTAtagtatttaaattcttttaagaTAAAGCATTTGACTTCTTAACCATAAAAACTCCCCTTGCCCACCACTTGGGCAACTATTTATAGGGATACCCCAAGCACTTTGCAAGTGCCCCCTTGGAAAGCCGATAAAGCCATCGATCGATCATGTTTGCTGACACTGAGAACGTGGACAATTGGCTGCGATAGGTAGTATCTGACAGGTGAGATTGCGGCCGGGCAATAAAAAGCCAGCGACTGACCGCTTCGAAGACTCATTGTCAGAACGAAGATGAAGACGTTTACTGCAACAGGCAGCCTGCTCCTCCTGGTGGTGGCACTGTCAGCCATCGAGGCCGCTTCGGTGGCCAAGCCCGCATGCGGTGCAACTTCCTCCTCGAAGAACATCAACCTGATCAACCCGACGAATCCCCCAAGGGTTTGCGAGTACCACGTGAAGGCCTACAGCAAGTATGTGTGCCAGCTGCGCATTGACTTCGCCATGACCTTGGCCCAGCCCACGTTGGAAACCCAAGGCTCGGGTCTGACCTACGCCGAGTGCACCAAGGACTACTTTGAGGTCAATGGCCTGCGACTGTGCGGCACCGAGGTGTGGCAGCACATCTACGTGCCCTTCAATGCCACCGATGGCGAGACTGTGGTGGATCTCGAAATTGGACTGGCCGATCGTGCTGGAACCTATGGAGAAGTCACGCCCAGCTGGGATATGACTGTGACCCAATTGGAGTGCCCGGCTGGAGCCTCTGTTCGTTCCCTGGACGTGGATGATGAGCCATTGACCATTGAGGGTCGTGCCAGCTCTATCAAGGATGGATTCTGGGTGGCTCCTCCGGGTTGCCTGCAGTACTTCCCCGAGACCAAGGGCGTCGTCAAGTCCTTTAACTACAACGATGGCGATGGCATCTATCCTTCCAAGTTGAACTATGCCATCTGCTTCCGTCGTAATGTTGATACTTCGAGCCTTACGtgagttttttatttattttgtagaataacatttaaatcaattaattattatttatatgaaGCATGCGCGCGTATTACTTCAATGTCGGTGCCCAGGAACAGGCCAGCACCCTGATGACCGATAATAGCTGCTATGATAGCGCCAGTACCGGCGATTTGGATGCCGATTTCCTCATGGTGCCCCAGGCCACCATGGAGGACAGTCACACGCACGCCACCTATTTCTGTGGCTCCATCAAGAAGGATGTGGTCATAACGAGTAAGTTTACGTGAGCTTTTCTACCGGAAAAGCTTGAAGAAACACTAGTAAACACAGCATTTTGGAAGAGGGGGaaattttatatgaaaataattgagtttatttctatatttaaacaGAATAGTTAGGCAAATAGTTCTTAATTTCTTCACTAAATTCAAACATTTCACCTTATATATATTCCTAAAAATATTCACAATGACCTACATAAattctctttaattttttttttaatatttttcaggCAACAGTCCCGGTCCCCTGATGGTTCTCTTTAACAGCGATGACATCTACAGGCAGAATGAGGCTGGCTTTGCTTTCACCTACACCGTGTCCTAAGCGGCAAAAATTTCTTTGATAACATATTTACTCAAGCTAAAGAAGGAATTTGCCAATAAAATCATAGAGAGCTTTAAAAGAAAGACTTGCCAAGTGTTTGTTCTGGCATTAGCGGCGAGCTATCAAAGCGATACGCCTTGGGAACTGaatttggcaaataaaattaaagtcgGCTTTTGAAGGCTTTATTTTCTACGCCCTTTCGGTTTCTTTTCCTATCGGTTTGCTCTATCAATTACAGATAATTGCTGGGCATTAGGCGGAGGGAAGGGGTTGTGGTAGGGTGTCAACATTTGTCAGTGACAATTACCAGACAAGCGATATATTATCTCAAGAAGTCCCGGCTATCTGGAGCTGTTCAAACTTCGTATGCGAGACAATCTATCAAGTGGGTCGCATATCTAACAGATTCCAATCTTGGCTAAACTTTATCTAAACGCCGGAAGGTTGGGCTTCGAACTGAAAAGTTAACTAACTGAAAAAGTCATCCATCAAGTTGGTAAACGGTTGAAAAATGGGTTGGGGTTTTAGTGAGTTTAATGAGTCAGAAAATGAATATAGGTTTTacttgaatattaaaaaaatctattctCGGGGTctttatgtttacaaattaaatttgttcttgttttcttgtttatattaaaaacaggCATTaagttttctttcattttaagACCTAAAAGTTGATTTTCAGGATCTAAAAAGCTTTTGTTAGCTTCAGATTTAAAAAGGACATAAAGCAAGGACCAAACCCTAACTTAATTCCTTTTAAAAGCTAATCTAAAGCTCTCAAAATCTTGAAAATATCAACAAGTGTGCAAAATTAAGTCTCcccttttcgaaaatatttttactgctGATAGACGGATCTTAAATTAGAATTCAACAGATTAAAGACCGCAATTAAACTCGAGTTATTAATGGTTGGCGCTAAGCACAGTCCAATTGGCAGCATTTCGTCTCGCAGCGTCTTATTGGGGATCTCTGATAAGAAAAAGCCGGCGCAACAAGTTGCGAGCAACAAATACTGCCCCGTGGCGAATCTGCAGCATAAAGCTTAAAGAAAGCTCTGGTCTCTGTCGTTACTGGAGCGTTGATAACGATGTTGCTGATGCACAAGCTGGCAACATGCCATGCCGCCGGGGGCAACTTTGTTGCCGGCAACGACGAAGGCCGGCTGGCTGCCAGTTTTTGTGGCACGCGGATGGGATTCAGTCCGAATGGAAACGCGCGCGCAAAATTCAAACTAGAATTTCACTCAACGAAGGCGGTTGTGCCGCGGAAAAACGGAAAAGTCGTAGCTGGAAAATACAACAGCGATCTGAACATAGTGCTAGTGCGATTTTGAGTGCTAGAGCGAGTGCGGGAACCGCTCATTAAACCCCGAATGGGTGcacaataaaaagtttttcagACCCGGCCATTGAaaagtgagtgtgtgtgcgcgtgTGTTTATTATATTCCCGCTGCCATTGTCATCGGAACTGGAGCTCTTGGCACAGAGAGTGCCAGAGTTGCTTAAATGCCCATCTAAGTGGCAGGCGTTTAATCAAGTCAAGTCCCAGTCGCCGAAGCCAGCCACCATCTCCATCTTCGAAGCCGTCGGTGTCACAAAAGAGTCGAGGAAGGGCGAAAAGCTACTCCTAGCTTCCTTACATACCGGGCCAGGGCACCCCGGGCACATTCACGAAATTCCCAGTGAAAACATAGACATAAATTAACAACTAATTCAATTAACTGCCGACAACGTCAACGAGCGGCTGCAGCGGGAAAAGCCCTGCCAGAGGACCTGTGTGCGGGAAGTGCGGCTTCGAGCCGGGTGCCGAGCACTGCAACGCCGCAGGATATGCGGCCGGCTGCCTAGGAGGAATTCCTTGTGCGAGCCTCCTACTTCACGGTAAGCCAACGATGGCACAATGGCCCCAGAAATATTTCATAACTAACTCACACACATGGgccgacgctgctgctgctgggaacCGGAAATTATGACAAACGTTCTGGTTTTTAATTTCGCTAAATTTCAGatttttattaacttaattttaaagtaaattagacctctttaatttacaaaaaaactaaGTTTACAACCAAAAGATTACAGATTTTTAAGGTAACTAAAAGAACTTAacaagtttttattaattattttcatttttattttaacggTAATATTTTTAGGAGAATTTGTAGAGATTCCTTAAAAAAAGTCTTTATATTTGCGTAACTGATCTTTTTGAagaataaattcatttaaatagtATTAAATAACCTTATGCTTACATCTCTAGATATAATTTTGGGCTTACCTCCACCTTTATTACCTTACCTTACCTGACAAGTGTTTACTCCcaataatttattacaaactaaactaaatttaCAACATCTTGCAGTGTTCTGTAAACATTAGTATCCACTATGTACAAGCCATCTACAAGGTATAAAGATTCTGCGAAAATagaaaaacctaaaaataacaaatcGAAATCGTGTGAAAGTGTAAACCGGAACTTGCTGGCCTGACTTTTCGTGTGCGCCAGGTCTTGAGGACCTGAATGAAAGAATTCTTTAAGATATTCACTCAATGCCCGGCCATTATGCAAATTCTTGATTGGGGGAAAATGCGCTCAAAGGATTTAGTTAGTGCCAATCTATTCAGTGTATGTGTGAATTGGCTTTGTTTGGCTGCCGAAtcctggccagcagcagctgcataAATCAACGGCAGCAGCATTTCTCTGGGTTCGTTTGATTTCTGATTTTCTCATTTCCAGCTCAATGCTGACGCACGCTTTAAGGCCATAAATCTTTCGATCTGGCCGAAAAATGTCTTGGTCTTTAATTGTTGAGCGCACAATCGCTTTTGGTAATCGGCAATCTGCAATCGATGATGATTTCACAGCACGACGCGACACTATCATTGTATGCCCCCGATGATCATGATGTATCTGCTGCCATTTGTCACTGTAACAAGTTGAGCCTGGCggccaaaagcaaacaatttgCCACCGGCTATATATTCGCTATTTGCTGTTAGCTGTTTGGCTTTCAGCTATTTGCCATTAGTCGCTTACGTGGCGCTTGCACTGGATGTCGTGGGTGTCATAGATACTAGGCAAAGATACATAGGTACTATATATGCCAGACCATGCCCGATATAACACTGAGTTACAGGGAAAAGATACTACAAAGTTTGATCTTGTATCTAAAAGCAGTCATATCTCTTCTCTGAGTTTAAGATATTGTATCtttaaataggaaaatatttgaaaataagtATCTATTCTATTTTAGAATAGGTTTTGGTGGCccaaattattttcaaaaactaaaacaataatttcttatgaaatctttataaaaatattttagaaaaacaacattttaaaagaatattcTTGTAACCTAGTGTAATCAGCGTGGGTTTTGCTGGCGCGGCAATGAATTTGCTTTTACGCTTTTactttaaacaataaattctGGCCCAGCGCTATCTCTTAGCCAGGATGATGCCCGGGAATAGTCTGGAAAATGCATTTAGATGTAtagatattatatttttgctgttttgtttATGTCCACGTGAGGCATAATGCAGCGGCTAATGAGTAAATATTGCCAGAGATAATATACGAGGGCATGGTAGCTGCAGCAAGTAATTCAGGAAGTACGCTATATCTCTTTTGCTTAGATATAAGTAGTTCGTAGATAAGGAAAGTTGCAAATTTTGCAACTGCAATGACTGGGAGTGCTTCTTAAATGCTATTCAAATATTATTCATTCGCAGTCTGAGAAACCATTATGGGTCACTGTGAAATAGCTGCAATGAATGCCAATAGAATTTAACAAGTAAATGGgagaaacaattaaaaactcATTAGAGGGGTGATAtatgtgtttatatatttattttaaaattattttccagctATAAATAGCTTCTGCCCatctaaaataaaacattaacaTTCCTTGAACACCATAAAATTATCAATTagttcaatttatttattaagccaTTAAAATTCCCATTTGAGGTTTAGCACTTGGCCATAATAATTTCTATTCATATTATTAGTGTTTTTTTGGGTCTATGATTTTATGTTGTTGTTAACCATAGGGAATTTCTTTGATTATGACCAACTGAAAAACCATTTGGCCATGATTTATGCGATGCAGAAGCCCATGTAAACAATTTCCGCCAATAACATCAGAACACAACTCACTTACTGGACAGAATTCCTCTATTTGCCATCAACCACGCATCATTTGTGGCTCTTGCCGATTGATTGATATTTCCTAATCGACCGGGACCCGAAATTAATTTGCTGTCCAGCCATTTCAACAGCATCATTACATAACAGCCAGTCGGATGTGGATTCAACATCATCGACCCAGGCTCATCTGCGGCATCAGTGTTTATTGTATTAagcatttttcaaaaattaattgcaaattttGAGCTATTTTCGAATCGCAATTTTCCACCGTTCGCGGGTTTTCTGCccacaagaaaataaaagaataacaaaaaaacataaagaaaagaCGGAGAGGtctaaacaataacaaaaggcTCGCGCTGATTGAACCGCTCAGTGCACAATTTCAatcaatttttcaattaattttcattaccCCTCGTGCGGCCAGTTGGTAAGTGGGCCCGATGATCAAACGTTGATGGGATCGCACGGCCAACGTCATTGTTAAGGCCATACTGGCCATACGCAAATtcaggaaaattaaaattaattgttatGGGACTCCATAAACCATTACAATGCAGGAAAATCGTTTGGGGACGTGACTCACACAGCAAGTGGGACAAATGGCAACAAATTAAGCGATTAACACAATATGCCTATGGATTgacttaatttatatatttattttgtagtgagaaataataaatatcacagagaaattataaaagagtttattatttacaaaagtaTTTGAAAagcctaaaaatataaaagtatttatcCTTAAactgtattttttgttaactcATATTTCTATACTTTCTAACAACACCTACAAACTACAATAAATCCCATAAGAAACCAAGTTTACAAGCATTTCTTTCAACTTGTTAACTTAAAATTCACCAATAAAATCAAAGATTATTGAAATTACAGCGAATAAACCTTTAGGTTTAGGTTTCTTGCTGTGTACAACCTGCAACAGTTGTCGTTCTGGCCAAAAGGGCTTAGAGGGCAGGGCTGTTCTAAGACatggccaaaacaaacaaacaaactatACAACTTATGCGACGCTTAGATGGCCAAGTGTGTGCGGGTTCAATTAACGTTGGCCAAAACGACAACTTGTTCTCCAGCCTCTGGGAACCTGGAGTGGAGTGGCCTTAAAAGGCAGCCAAGAGATGCCCTGGCAATCAGCGGCCCAACTGGCAGAAAAAGTTGTTAATTGGAATTTAACAATCACTAAAAGCGTCTAATGGAGAGATGCGTGCTAGATGCGTGCGCTGCGTCTCGGATCGCTGGCTTCTTGCCCCACTGTGCGGCTACCAGTTTACCCACTCTGCGCTTTATCTGCCGGCAAATGTAGAAATTAAGTTTCGCTTGGCCAGATGGATCCATCCAtctcggactcggactcgcTTGGATTGTCAGTATCGCTTACGTGCCGCAGCGGCAGCCGGGCAAAAACAATCAACATCAACTTATTTGTCCGCTGGCTAAAcatcagccagcagcagctgctgatgCCAGATAGCCAGATAGCGGAGGCCTCGTTGTCATGACCATTCCTGGGTCCCCAGCTCCGTCCCCGGCACAGGGAAGAATCGTGATTTTCCCCCACACACACTTGCCAAAATAATGAGATGCCAGAAAGAGTCTCACGATTATTTGCCGgtatttgtttgttaattaaattaattctaaaatattctgCAGCCtagaatttttaagatttttaaatgtttaattaagattagattatttctatttatctGAATTAAAATGTTTCCCTCAGTGCACTTGAGATAAGGCACTGCTTGCATTCTTGCACCGGCATTTAGTCGTGGGCCCCGTAACAAAGATCGTTAGCCGAAGGAATTATTGggagcagcttttccagccagccagccagccagctagcaGCGTTTCGAGTGAAGAAAATAGTTTCTCTCGTCGGCTCTGCTCTTCTGTGGCTCTGCGGATGACAGGCCAACGCTTTTAGCCTGCCCGCCCGCTGGCTTTTGGCTGGTTCCCCTTAGCTCATCGGAGGCATTGGCTCCTCCTGTCGGTGACAGTTCACGTCACCGCAGAGCCACCAGCTGGCAGCCACCGGCGGCACGGCTTCATTCGGCTCCTTTGTGCTCCCCTGTCGGCGCTAATGAagcatcacacacacacacacacacatctcaTCCAGGCACACTCCAAGGTGGCTCCTACTCGTGTGCTCTCCCATCTCCCGATTAAAGTCAAGGGGCAACGTGTGTTCAGCTTAATTTGCAGCACTGACATTAATCAATTGCAACGTGGGCTTGGCCCAGCGGGATGGGTTCGAGATGAGGATGTGGatgaggaggtggaggagactGGAGAGGATGGAGAATGGAAAATGGTATGCGTTGCGGCACCACGCTGCTGGCCATAAATTAGCTGCGGCGGGCCACGAGCCACGAACATGACCAGAGACACCTGTTGGTGGCCACTTCCGATTTGGCCCGCCTCTTAGGGATGGCATTAAATGGAGTGATTTAAGATGCAGCTGTGAGATTATTggttacaaatttaatttgtaaaatattttagatactgtttagatattattttcttagaaAATGAAGCAAAGTTAGTCACAATCTAAGATCAAAGTTAAAAGCTAAATTAATTGTTGAAAgttaataaattctttaacaATTTCGTCCGATATATAAAcagattttttgcacatccctAACCCATCTGAATATGATTTGCAACCTTCGACGTTCGCTGAACATCGATATGCTCTTTAGATAACGCAGAGGAGCCACTTTGGCCATTAATCACGCGCGGGATTGCCAAGCTCATGCTGGGGCCCTTGTTCAGACACTTGTTGGCATTAACTGCAACATTAATCCAGGCCAGACACTTGGCCCACAAACACTTTTGCTGAAGCGCTAAGTTATTGACACATCACATAACACGAACACCCGCACAAACACACCCACTAACACTCGCACACCCGCAAATACCCACCGTTTACTTATCGCACCGGAAGTCGCCTGTCGCAGACTTTTGGCGTCTTGGCCAAAAGTGTTGACAGCTGCAAATCAAATTGtcattaaattttcattttaaatagaaGCCTCTGGGCACGTCTCCAGAAACTAGCACTAGCGACTCTGCCGCAGGCCGCAACATAGTGGGGCAGCGGCGgtaattgcaattaaaatgattttcgGGGCGTGGCCCACAGACAGTGACAAACTCTGTTCGTGGCAATTTGGGGGCGGCATTAGAaactttttggccaacaaCTGTGAACTGGCAAAATGTCAGAGGCAAGACTGGGTTACAAGTTCGCAAATTGTTGCATGTGGAAATTGATATGAGCATGTGTTTATAAAGAGGAAGATTTACCATAATTGATTTGGttaaaaattactttgaaggagaaattaatagagggaaaagaaatatttcatttaataagtAAAAGCTGTAGATTTAATAATTAGCTAATAATCAAAATTACTTgacattttattatatttacaaaaagaCTAAGAAACCTTgataatattctttaaaattgatATTACCTCAAAGATagtaaacattatttttaacaagaaattATGCTTAGTTGAACATTATCTAAAGTCTGGTGTTTcccaaaaatgtaattattatttatgaacTATACAATATCTTCAAAAACTGATCTACCAAAGTCAGTCAAAAACATAAGGCCTCTTTCCAACTCTTGACAATGATAAGATAAGTAGAGCTCACCAttcaaataactcaaaaattgACAAACTTAATAccccaaaatatttataactaagataaatgtatacaaaacATCCATAGAGTTAAATAAAGACCTCTAAACCACACTCATTTAGTGGGCGTGAATTTTATCCAAATTTATAAGCAAGTGCCTATCCTAATGCAATTCTAATGTTATATTGGGACCCTGCTTTGTCTGGGATAAACCAGGTTAGCGGCTTGCCGGCaatgcggcgtatgcgtaatatttaTGGGACGAGGCACATGTGGCAAGGTTCCAACAGCTAGACAGCCATCACATGGCATAAATAAACACATTTCTCTCTCTCGGCGATGCGTTGGCGCTGTTTTTATATGCAACCTGCAGCATGGGAATTGCATTAGGAAAAAAGCAAAGGTGGGCCACGAGGGACACCCACACCGCCCACGGCTACGGCCTACGTCCGTGTGTAATGAGCAATTAAAAAAGCGCGCATAACTAAATTAAAGATGCAGAAAGGGGAAGTGAGTTGTGGCCAAGAGCCCACTGCCACAAAGGCCGCCTTTCTGCGGCCGGGCTCAAAGTCTTGTGTTTTTTGTCGTGTCACAAGTCCCATTTGATGTTCATTAGCTTGTTTATTGGGTTGTTTAATGGCCAAACCGCCGACAGCCGGCAGCAGGCAGCCGGGTCCCTTTGTGACAAGCTCTAATTACTTGTTCTTGGGGCAACAAAAGTCGAAACTTTTAGCAACAAATGTTGCAACATTAATTAGGGACACATTTGCAGAAAATTCCCTTTCAATTAGCGCCCGCTTTTGTGCGCCACGGACATGGACACGAACTCGAGTGTCCTGCGAATGGATTCCGGCAGTCAAGTGCCACTAAGCAGAGCGGAATGTAGTGAGCTACGGATTAAGTGAGTCAAAGGTCAGCTGCTCTTAATGTCCTGCCGCTCGCTTGTCCAGGCTTTAAAGACTCCTGCTGCCAGCTACCAACCACAGCCCAACCAACCCACTCGGTAAATCCCGGCTAATGAGTTCCAGAGTGgaataaataatgcaaaatgtTTCATAAATACACCCAGAGGGTATTACCAAAGACAGAGAGAGACAGTAAATTGAAATGCCTATAGAGAAAAATGAGTTATGGACTTGGGATCCAGAGATTTGCAGGATATATAGTAGTTTTATAGCCATGGTAAGAGTTTGTAGAAACTTCTGTTGTAAGTtcttgtaaacaaattaataaaacaattcATAAGATTCTCGATCTTTGCttaatttctctctgtgcagcTTTGCACTTGCCCCCAACTCCTTGGAGAGGCTTGTTTTAACAAATGTCCATCTTCACACGGCTGTCTCGAGTGAGTGGCAGATGGCAGATTGGCAGCAAGTGTCATTTCCCCAGTCCATCACTCCCCCAGAATCACCCAACATATGGCCATCGATGTCCTCAGATCCCGGTCAGGACCAGAAGCAGTATCAAAACCAATCAGTCCGAGGAAGACCCCAAATCGTGGCCTGAAACTTAAACCGGAAAACTAATTGAAGTTGTGCGTATTCCGTGCTCGGACATAATTTGCTCGTAGCTTTTGTACTTTCTGGATAGCTGCTGATCCAATCAGCAAGGAGGAGCTTCGTCCAGCGCCCCGCCATTAAATCCTTTGCGTTTCGACTTTGGCCAGTTGATTAAGTATGCATAAACAGCAATTATGCCGCCCCGCGAGCAACCCACGTAATTTATGCTAAGTTATGGCGTATTATATCTATTGTGGGGCCGAAACCGCGCACTTGTATTACCAAAAGGAGCTTCAAGGAGCCCCAAGGAGATAGCCAAACAAAATCCATACATTAAGCATATCCTTTTACGAGAGTTGGGTCCACGGCCATAGTAACCCATTGAAATTAAAACGCTCTATTGAAGGAGCTTCCTTTTCCCTTTTCGGAACCTTTTGTTGCCATTTCCACCTCGCAgccttattttttgtgtgtgtgtgtgtgtgctttgtgGCCACGAAATTGCAGGTAATTAAGAATACCGCCCACAGGGAGGAGGAGGTAACAGGAAGAACGCGAATATACAGGGAAAGCAGAATGAAAAGCATAATTCACTGTCTGAAAATTCATTTCGACATTACGCTTCCCTTTGACACGGCGGCTAAGTGGGCTGAATTTGCCTTCCATTTGCTTGCCTGCTTCTTAAGGGTTTTttcgtccttttttttttttatttgaggcCTCCTCCTGCGCAATCCCCTCTCCTTGGGTAAATTGAGTGTAAAGTGTGTTAAGTACGCCAGCGTCTAGGCATTTACTCAAATTGAAGTATAATTGACTGCCAGCTATTTGTTTTGAGTGGAGAAAGcccctaaaatattttacttaatatattcaaatgcgGCATAAACCGGGAAACGCACGACTAAGTGTCCcataaagcaaatattttgttggTCTGCTTGAATTATCAAAATGCCAAATATAGCCAAATCTGTTAAGTTTAGTTTAAGCAAGAAGTAAGTATGCTTGTTATTCCATTTTTATTGTCAgcacattttataattttctttgtttctgAAAATCTAATACCAAATCCAATCATAAACAGGAGCTTTTAATTAATGCCAGAATACAGGAAGTCTCCTGCTGGTACAAACAATCTGAAATATACTTTGCATGAGGGCGCATATTTCATTCGTTTAACCCACTTTGCATTCATTGTTGCATGCAGCATGAAATATGGAAAATTATGCTGGGGTCTGGTGGAGAAGGAAGTGGCAGTTGAATTGCATAGCTTATCGAGAAGGTGGAATCGAAGCAGATACATGgaaagaaatttatatttttactaagAATAAACTagaaaaatttctaaaaattatttatattaaatttaagatcataaaaccattaaaaatgtaaagcttCCTATATCCAAATTCATTTTTCTAGATAACAATAGCCTAGCATACATCACTATCAGTTCTTACTTCCGAGTCCCAACTATATTATTATCTTATTTAACCAATATCCAAGTccataaataaaccaaattataataaccattaattttaattccattaattaatttttttctctgttcaAAAGCTGCATGCCACACATTTCCCATATGCCAAGCAGAGAATCTGGTTTAACATTGGCCATTTTGTCCATAATTTTCTAAATGCACAAACACTGCCAAGAACCGTAacaagagcaggagcaggacccTCTGCTTGCTTCCTTTTGCCCCCCCAGAGAAAGCAGAGATTTTTGGCCAGCGACAACGTCGCCCTGGGAGATAACTCTGGGCAAGTTTATTGAATTATCCAGCAGTGGATGCGGGAAGGTCTCCTCAGTTGGGCAGGCAAAAGCCACTGCGACGATAAATTGGGAACATCGCTTTAATTGGCTTCGAGGCGT includes:
- the LOC108070774 gene encoding uncharacterized protein — its product is MKTFTATGSLLLLVVALSAIEAASVAKPACGATSSSKNINLINPTNPPRVCEYHVKAYSKYVCQLRIDFAMTLAQPTLETQGSGLTYAECTKDYFEVNGLRLCGTEVWQHIYVPFNATDGETVVDLEIGLADRAGTYGEVTPSWDMTVTQLECPAGASVRSLDVDDEPLTIEGRASSIKDGFWVAPPGCLQYFPETKGVVKSFNYNDGDGIYPSKLNYAICFRRNVDTSSLTMRAYYFNVGAQEQASTLMTDNSCYDSASTGDLDADFLMVPQATMEDSHTHATYFCGSIKKDVVITSNSPGPLMVLFNSDDIYRQNEAGFAFTYTVS